The window acatccattttaatctcactttgtaacacaagatgtggaaaaggtcaatggGTGTGattaccttctgaaggcactgtatctaaagTTGAGTAATCTTATAGAGGACATCCCCATAGCGACACAGGGTTTGTACTTTGTCCCCAACTGTACCCCAGATGTCTCTGGGCAGACCGACTCCGGTCCCAGAGATGACGCACATCCTAGGGATGCGAGGGTCAGCTGTTTTTTTTGACCGATATCCAGCTTCCACTTAAGTATTGGTGCTGTAGAAGTTAGTGTTGCCACTCTGTCATATATTTCAGTATTCATCAATGTGTTGGTTTATTCtttaatctctccctctcttccgtcAGAACAAACGAGACAAGCATCTACTGAAGAAGAGGAACGTCCCACAGGAGAACAGTCTTGAGGACTCCGACATAGACTCTGACTTCAAAGGGGTGGGTGTGATGTCACTTTAGCGACCCATTTGCTATTTATTGCGCTGGGCAGGCTATCTCTAAGACAGGAGACTTGTTACAGATAGAAATGTACTGCCTAGACTATCTGTCAGGTAGGACCAGCCGGACAGGCGTGGCCAACCCTCCTGGAGATCGATTGACCTTAGACATTGTGTTTGTGCTATACAATCCATTTCTATGTGTGACATTGTAATCTAGACATGGGTCTTAAaccccctggtctctctatggtTTGTATGATGTACAGTGCATCGAAAATATTCAGTCCTTgtccacatttttgttacgttacagcattattctaaaatggattttaaaataAATCCTCattaatatacacacaatacctcataatgacaaagtgaaaacaggtttttagacatttttggaaatgtattACAACAtctttcagaccctttgctatgagacttgaaattgaacttgggtgcatcctgtttccattgatcatccttgagatgattatacaacttgattggagtccacctgtggtcagttcaattgattggacatgatttggaacacctgtctatacaaggtcccactgttgacagtgcatctcAGAGCGTAaaaaagattcaccttccaacaggacaacaacgcaagcacacagccaagacaatgcaggagtggcttcgggacaagtctgagtgtccttgagtggcccagtcagagctcagacttgaacccggtcgaacatctctgaagagacctgaaaatagccgtgcagcaacactccccatccaacctgacagagcttgagaggatctgccgaaaagaatgggagaaactccccaaatacatgtgccaagcttgtagcatcatacccaagaagactccaggctgtatacgctgccaaaggtgcttcaacaaagtactgagtaaaggatctgaatacgggccttccgggtggcgcagtggttaaaggcgctgtactgcagcgccagctgtgccatcagagtccctgggttcgcgcccaggctctgtcgtaaccggccgcgaccgggaggtccgtggggcgaagcacaattggcctagcgtcgtccgggttagggagggattggtgcggctggcttccgggttggatgcgcgctgtgttaagaagcagtgcagcttggttgggttgtgtatcggaggacgcatgactttcagccttcgtctctcccgagcccgtacgggagttgcagcaatgagacaagatagtagctactacaacaattggacaccacgaaattggggaggaaaaaggggtaaaatttaaaataaataaataaataaaaaaggatcTGAATcctttatgtaaatgtgatatttcagtttacttaaaaaaattaaaaaaaactggttttgctttgtccattatgggggggggtgtgtgtgtgtgtgtgtgtgtgtgtgtgtgtagattaagaacaataaaaatatatattccacaagtgtcaattttagaataaggctgtaatgtaacaaaatgtggaaaaagtcaagggctctgaatacttttcgaatgcactgtatggggATCCACAGGGGGATGTCAGGGTAAAGAGGAGCTTTTTACTCTGCTGACTGGAGACCTGTCACTAAGCTAATGAAATGAGGAATAGGCCctggtctggcctggtttagCTGCTACAAGGTGAAGTGTAGTGATAGGCTAGCATGACATTCTCAGCCTGTGAGCTCACACAGCCTCAACCGGCCGgtcaacacaccaacacagcagCAGCCACAGGgaaaacagcactgtgtctcctCAGAATGATCTGTTAAATGGATGTTTATGTTGCTCTGTAACCTGGTACTGATGTTGTCCCTTCTGTCTTTACAGCAAAACGTCACACTAGAAGTTATGTTACAGGTCAGCCTCAActtcatgtacacacacacacacgtctacttGTTAACTAAAAGACATCCTCTGAGTGTGGTGCTGTAACGTGTGTTCTCTGTCTCGCTGAAGAATGCCGTCAGTGATAACGCTGTGGTCCAGCTCAGTGCCGTACAGGCTGCCAGGTAAAAGTGTGTGTACAActtttactatacttgtgagtatCAGAAGTcttcacaagaatagtaaaccaacTACAATTCTTAGAAGTGAGGACATTTTGCCGGTCCTCACTTGTAAACTGTCTATTtctaggtttaggggttaagttttatTGTTAGAATTGGGTTGAGGGTTAGGAAAAATATAATTTTCTCAAGTAGAGTAAGATGTGTGATCACCTTGTCCTTCTCTCTGCTTTGTATCTCTCAAACCCTGTTTTCTTTTCCATGGCTCAAACATAACACTTCCTGTTTTTGTGTCCGTCAGAAAACTCCTCTCCAGTGACAGAAACCCTCCCATTGATGACTTGATAAAGTCTGGCATCCTGCCCATCCTAGTCAAATGTCTGGAGAGAGACAACAAGTGAGTTTGCTGATGCCTCAGACCAATGTCCTCCCTTTGACCGTCTCTACCAATGCACTGTTGGGACATTTACTGGGAGGTAATCCTGTAGTCTGACAGGATTAATGTCTAGGAGATATGATAAGGTGTGTGTCAGGCACAGGAGAGTCCCTTGGCCCATTTCTCTTTAGCCAACCCAAACAAAATATTTCCCCATTCCCAGGACCTTGTGTtcaggacaacacacacaggacCTTGTGGTTAGGAATGGAGACACACCCAGGACaataggtgtgtgtatgtgtgtgtgtggggggggttgatATTAGTGGAAGgcctctcattctgtctctcactctttccctccttTCTCTGCGCTAGTCCGTCTCTCCAGTTCGAGGCAGCCTGGGCCCTGACCAACATAGCGTCTGGTACTTCACAACAGACCCAGGCTGTGGTCAAATCCAGTAAGTTCAGCAGCTCACTCTGCCCTGCTCttactctgactgtctgtctgggctcggtctctctgccctgctcttattctgactgtctgtctgggctccgtctctctgccctgctcttattctgactgtctgtctgggctCCGTCTCTCTGCCCGGCTTCACTAATGCTTGTGTTATGTTATCGTTGTGTGTGAAATTGTGATATGTCAATTCctaactctctctgtgtgtacgaACAGATGCTGTTCACCTGTTCCTGCGACTGCTCCACTCTCCCCATCAGAATGTGTGTGAACAGGCTGTGTGGGCACTAGGCAACATCATAGGTGAGTAAAGATACTGACATGCTGACTACAGCGGTCACGCGCATGTTCGTTTTTGTCCAATCACACCAGATGAGAACACACAGGTTGACATATCAAAACTAACTCTGAACCAACTGTTATTTTTGGGAAAGGTTGAAAcgcatgaaacattcatggacatttagctagctacctTGCCGTTGCGAGCTAATTTGTTCTGTGATATAAACacttgagttgttattttacctgaaatgcagtCTTTGTAGAATTCTTACCCATTTTTGAGTCACATAATAGTGTgttctctactctgacaattaatccacagataagtttctagtaatctctcctccagtCGTCTGTGTACTTTATATCGCTGTGGGCAACCAattttaaggtgcattaccaccaccgacTGGATTGTGGACCTCAGTTAAATCTTtcagtcacccatgtgggtatatgctcctaaaaaccaatgaggagctGGTGGAGGTGGGACTTGGAGCGCGTTCAGCGTCAAAtggaaccaagttctattttagcgcctagCTACGCAGATGCTCGTAGATGCGCACaagcagtttggatgaaatgattgaattacatgtatgtgtacatttattttgccgtGCGAGCGTAACGAGTGGTGTGGCCAGCATGTCAGCGAAATgacgttgccacgagcagcactGCAGATATTGGACTTTGCTTTGTCAGTCACAGTCAGTGTCTGCGCATGTGCACGGGTTCACGTCACGCTGTTCACAGCGTAGTAGCCAGGGCACCAAAACAGTGGAGAACTTGCGCCGCAACGTTCTGTTGCTTCAACGTTCTGTTGCTTCAacgttctgttgttgttgagaaaACTGACTTACTTTCTACATCCACTTCATATTGCTGTGTCTTCATTTGACTTCATTGTATTTGTCATAGCTCACTACCTAACCAGGGAAAAACGCTGTGCCCAAATGATGACCTCCTGACCTGTGATGCTTCTCCCCCAGGCGACGGGCCACAGTGCAGAGATTATGTTATCTCCCTGGGTGTGGTCAAGCCCCTGCTGTCCTTCATTAACCCTTCCATACCCATCTCCTTTCTCCGCAACGTCACCTGGGTCATCGTAAACCTCTGTCGCAACAAGGAGCCACCACCCCCCATGGAGACAGTACAGGAGGTATGTACATGTGgctaccgtgtgtgtgtgagcagtgtTATCGTCtctccagccagtcagccaaatGACTCATCACTAGGAGGAATGTTTAGCGACATACCTTACATGACCGCATTTCTAGTCTGCTTTTCACAGcatcttttcctctctctacctcaaaCTGTTTTCTCTTTTCCAGATTGTTCCAGCTCTGTGTGTTCTTCTATACCACACAGATATAAATGTAAGTATGGAAGTGTATTTTCATTACCCCTAAATGGTACAATTCGCATACCATCATTTTGACATCAGCAGCCCCATCAAAACAACACTTAATGGACTCGTTGACATACTTGTGTAGATCCTGGTGGACACGGTGTGGGCTCTGTCCTATCTGACAGATGGTGGGAATGAGCAGATTCAGATGGTGATAGACTCTGGCGTAGTCCCCTTCCTCGTTCCTCTGCTCAGCCACCAGGAGGTCAAAGTTCAGGTAAGATGGCTCAACAGGGACACCATAGAATTGGGAACAATTACCATGGTAACTGATAACATTCAGACTTAGACCCAAACACACTGGTATAGATGGTGTGCTTATAAAATGAATCattgattagcagatgttattgcatgtgaccaataaacattttattttaaatcaACAAGTATTAAAACCTTGGCTTTACTCATCATGAGGGCTAGGTGTACTTTAGTAAAACTGCAGCCATATGTTGAAGAAACTCCTAGCTTTCCTTACAACATACAGATCAGTGATCATTTCAAGGAAGGGAGGAAACGATGCGTTTTTATAAGTAATACATCAGGGTGTGTTTTTGTCTTTTCTGACGCGCTGACATTGTGGGTGTTGACCTGCTGTGTTGTCACTTCCTGCAGACTGCTACGCTGAGGGCAGTAGGCAACATTGTGACAGGGACAGACGAGCAGACACAGATGGTTCTCAACTGTGACGTCCTCTCCCACTTCCCCAACCTGCTCACACACCCCAAAGAGAAGATCAACAAggtagagcacacacacactcccccgagAGGGAATGGAAACGGGGAGGGGAGAAGCCAATGTCAATGATTAGCAGGCCAACAGGAAATTGTTTGGTTTGACTGTGAGATTGGACTGTTAATAGGAAGTGTTGTGGCATAACTGTCTGTGATTGGTTCGTCTACAGGAAGCAGTGTGGTTCCTGTCCAATATCACGGCTGGGAACCAGCAGCAGGTTCAGGCTGTGATCGACGCAGGACTCATCCCCTTGATTATCCACCAACTGGCCAAGGTGAGAGATCTGTGGTGTGCGTCTGTCAGTAGCGAGGCCAGAATGTGTTATTTGGCCCAAAAAAacttcctgtaattctacacattttgccatgaagtACTCGC of the Oncorhynchus clarkii lewisi isolate Uvic-CL-2024 chromosome 3, UVic_Ocla_1.0, whole genome shotgun sequence genome contains:
- the LOC139404733 gene encoding importin subunit alpha-4-like isoform X1, with the translated sequence MAENADLDNHRIKSFKNKGRDVETMRRHRNDVTVELRKNKRDKHLLKKRNVPQENSLEDSDIDSDFKGQNVTLEVMLQNAVSDNAVVQLSAVQAARKLLSSDRNPPIDDLIKSGILPILVKCLERDNNPSLQFEAAWALTNIASGTSQQTQAVVKSNAVHLFLRLLHSPHQNVCEQAVWALGNIIGDGPQCRDYVISLGVVKPLLSFINPSIPISFLRNVTWVIVNLCRNKEPPPPMETVQEIVPALCVLLYHTDINILVDTVWALSYLTDGGNEQIQMVIDSGVVPFLVPLLSHQEVKVQTATLRAVGNIVTGTDEQTQMVLNCDVLSHFPNLLTHPKEKINKEAVWFLSNITAGNQQQVQAVIDAGLIPLIIHQLAKGDFGTQKEAAWTISNLTISGRKDQVEYLVQQNVVPPFCSLLSVKDSQVVQVLLDGLKNVLIMAGDEASTITEIIEECGGLEKIENLQQHENEDIYKLAFEIIDQYFSGDDIDEDPSLIPEATQGGTFDFDPASSLQKEFKF
- the LOC139404733 gene encoding importin subunit alpha-4-like isoform X2 — translated: MKDFLSHIASFVFQTMRRHRNDVTVELRKNKRDKHLLKKRNVPQENSLEDSDIDSDFKGQNVTLEVMLQNAVSDNAVVQLSAVQAARKLLSSDRNPPIDDLIKSGILPILVKCLERDNNPSLQFEAAWALTNIASGTSQQTQAVVKSNAVHLFLRLLHSPHQNVCEQAVWALGNIIGDGPQCRDYVISLGVVKPLLSFINPSIPISFLRNVTWVIVNLCRNKEPPPPMETVQEIVPALCVLLYHTDINILVDTVWALSYLTDGGNEQIQMVIDSGVVPFLVPLLSHQEVKVQTATLRAVGNIVTGTDEQTQMVLNCDVLSHFPNLLTHPKEKINKEAVWFLSNITAGNQQQVQAVIDAGLIPLIIHQLAKGDFGTQKEAAWTISNLTISGRKDQVEYLVQQNVVPPFCSLLSVKDSQVVQVLLDGLKNVLIMAGDEASTITEIIEECGGLEKIENLQQHENEDIYKLAFEIIDQYFSGDDIDEDPSLIPEATQGGTFDFDPASSLQKEFKF